Proteins from a genomic interval of Micromonospora sp. NBC_00389:
- a CDS encoding isovaleryl-CoA dehydrogenase: MTTHEVFNQVPPLAGYDAADDPALLNGLEREGAGWAAAELHELGRLGGAEQAIEYGRLANEHPPVLRTHDRSGHRIDEVEFHPAWHELMRTAVTHGLHAAPWADDRPGAHVARAAKFYTWRPDAGHGCPISMTYAAVPALRHNPELAARYEPLLTATTYDFGLRPPLAKQGLLAGMSMTEKQGGSDVRANTTTARPEPDGTYRLVGHKWFTSAPMCDIFLTLAQAPDGITCFLVPRVLPDGTRNPMRLMRLKDKLGNRSNASAEVEYEQAVAWRVGDEGRGVRTIIDMVNLTRLDCVIGAAAGMRQGLITAAHHATHRQTFGRYLIDQPLMRNVLADLAVESEAATILMMRLAGATDRSARGDASETAFKRLALAVGKYWVCKRWPAHAAEALECLGGNGYVEESGMPRLFRESPLNSIWEGSGNVAALDVLRVLVKEPQVMEAFQAEVSAAAGADARLDAAVRQVQADLSDLDDLELRARRVVERLALVLQGSLLVRHGHPAVADAFCASRLGGDHGQAYGTLPTGVDFAAIISHATPKVS; this comes from the coding sequence GTGACGACACACGAGGTCTTCAACCAAGTTCCCCCGCTCGCTGGCTACGACGCGGCGGACGACCCGGCACTGCTCAACGGGCTCGAGCGGGAGGGCGCCGGCTGGGCCGCCGCCGAGCTGCACGAGCTCGGCCGCCTGGGCGGCGCCGAGCAGGCCATCGAGTACGGGCGGCTGGCCAACGAGCATCCGCCGGTCCTACGCACCCACGACCGCTCCGGCCATCGGATCGACGAGGTCGAGTTCCACCCCGCCTGGCACGAGCTGATGCGCACCGCGGTCACGCACGGCCTGCACGCCGCACCGTGGGCGGACGATCGACCGGGCGCACACGTGGCCCGGGCCGCCAAGTTCTACACGTGGCGGCCCGACGCCGGCCACGGCTGCCCGATCTCGATGACCTACGCAGCAGTGCCGGCGCTGCGGCACAACCCGGAGCTGGCCGCGCGGTACGAGCCGCTGCTCACCGCCACGACGTACGACTTCGGGCTGCGTCCGCCGCTGGCCAAGCAGGGGCTGCTGGCGGGCATGTCGATGACGGAGAAGCAGGGCGGCTCGGACGTGCGCGCCAACACCACCACCGCCCGCCCTGAGCCGGACGGAACCTACCGGCTCGTCGGGCACAAGTGGTTCACGTCGGCGCCGATGTGCGACATCTTCCTCACCCTCGCCCAGGCACCGGACGGAATCACCTGCTTCCTCGTCCCGCGTGTCCTTCCCGACGGCACCCGCAACCCGATGCGGCTGATGCGCCTGAAGGACAAGCTCGGCAACCGGTCCAACGCCTCGGCGGAGGTCGAATACGAGCAGGCGGTCGCCTGGCGCGTCGGAGACGAGGGCCGTGGCGTGCGCACGATCATCGACATGGTCAACCTGACCCGCCTCGACTGCGTGATCGGCGCGGCGGCCGGGATGCGCCAAGGCTTGATCACCGCCGCCCACCACGCCACCCACCGGCAGACCTTCGGCCGGTACCTCATCGACCAGCCACTGATGCGCAACGTGCTCGCCGACCTCGCGGTCGAGTCCGAGGCCGCCACCATTCTCATGATGCGCCTCGCCGGAGCGACCGACCGATCCGCGCGCGGCGACGCCAGCGAGACCGCGTTCAAACGGCTCGCCCTCGCCGTAGGCAAGTACTGGGTCTGCAAGCGCTGGCCGGCACACGCCGCGGAGGCCCTCGAATGCCTGGGCGGCAACGGCTACGTCGAGGAGTCGGGCATGCCGCGGCTGTTCCGCGAGTCGCCGCTGAACTCGATCTGGGAGGGCTCCGGCAACGTCGCCGCCCTGGACGTCCTGCGTGTTCTCGTCAAGGAACCCCAGGTCATGGAGGCGTTCCAGGCCGAGGTGAGCGCCGCTGCCGGCGCCGACGCACGGCTCGACGCCGCGGTCCGCCAGGTGCAGGCCGACCTGTCCGACCTCGACGACCTCGAACTGCGGGCGCGGCGCGTCGTCGAGCGGCTCGCCCTGGTGCTGCAGGGCTCGCTGCTGGTGCGGCACGGCCACCCCGCCGTCGCCGACGCCTTCTGCGCGTCCCGGCTCGGCGGCGATCACGGCCAGGCGTACGGCACCCTACCGACCGGCGTCGACTTCGCCGCGATCATCTCCCACGCCACCCCGAAGGTAAGCTGA
- a CDS encoding DUF4326 domain-containing protein, whose protein sequence is MQATTVVNLKGHRDDPAYADVVYVGRAMYRGGWQLPRSPLSSPYRPGPDGTRDEVVEKYRAYLLDSPELLALLAEVRGRRLGCWCAPERCHAEVIAELADSPPASSLR, encoded by the coding sequence ATGCAGGCAACCACAGTCGTGAACCTGAAGGGCCACCGCGACGACCCGGCGTACGCCGACGTGGTCTACGTCGGGCGCGCCATGTATCGCGGCGGCTGGCAGCTCCCCCGCTCCCCGTTGTCCAGCCCGTACCGCCCCGGCCCGGACGGCACCCGGGACGAGGTCGTCGAGAAGTACCGCGCGTACCTGCTCGACAGCCCCGAACTCCTCGCACTCCTGGCGGAAGTGCGCGGGCGCAGGCTCGGCTGCTGGTGTGCGCCGGAGCGCTGTCACGCCGAGGTGATCGCGGAACTCGCCGACTCGCCGCCGGCGTCGAGCCTCCGGTAG
- a CDS encoding beta-propeller domain-containing protein, translating to MGLALVAGLALVTGCTTEPAPVPPRDRQVPAGGFRLVAFDSCPEALRQLKTAAKAYVGPWGFGPNGDIRTFGGAEQAGAPAGAKRADAAPGATALGDTAAGAAAPGYSGTNTHEAGVDEPDLVKTDGKRIVTVNQGKLYVIDPATRQLTGELQLAPGGFGGAEDSLLLQGDRALVLLREGWVGTAKDAVPERGGRPAPADGGAAPMPNGIIGPRLIMVDLSGAPKVIGEYRIDGNLVDARQVGTTVRVVVRSMPRLNFPHREQATDGQRTTANREIIDNATADDWLPRYEVTSGGRTSAGRVGCERVSRPAAYSGTSLVTVLSFDLGVATLGAGDPVTVIADGDTVYSNGPRLYVANDQRWRVLPMLTARNIAPDPRDETTEIYQFDTSGAGAPRYVAAASVPGWLINQYAMSEWDGHLRVATTSGRTWGNKPNSTSSVYVLRADGTALTQVGKVTGLGKGERIYAVRFVGGTGYVVTFRQTDPLYTVDLRDPGAPKVSGELKINGYSAYLHPAGEGRLLGVGQEASDQGRVQGTQLSLFDVSDPAKPTRIAQYHVKQGHSEAEFDPHAFLYWPAERLVVVPLTVHGTGLPSNVALALRAGDGGFTEVGAVDHTLGTGRLEGMTTIRRSLVVDGVLWTVSAAGLKATSLSTMKTLGWLRTA from the coding sequence ATGGGACTGGCCCTGGTCGCCGGCCTGGCGCTGGTCACCGGTTGTACGACAGAGCCGGCCCCCGTGCCGCCACGTGACCGGCAAGTGCCGGCCGGCGGGTTCCGGCTCGTCGCGTTCGACTCCTGCCCGGAGGCGCTGCGGCAGCTGAAGACGGCTGCCAAGGCGTACGTCGGGCCCTGGGGGTTCGGGCCGAACGGGGACATCCGTACCTTCGGCGGCGCGGAACAGGCCGGGGCGCCCGCCGGAGCGAAGCGGGCGGATGCGGCGCCCGGGGCCACAGCCCTGGGCGACACGGCGGCCGGGGCCGCCGCCCCCGGCTACTCGGGCACCAACACCCACGAGGCCGGGGTCGACGAACCGGACCTGGTCAAGACCGACGGCAAGCGGATCGTCACCGTCAACCAAGGCAAGCTGTACGTGATCGACCCGGCCACCCGCCAGCTGACCGGGGAACTGCAACTGGCACCCGGCGGGTTCGGCGGGGCCGAAGACAGCCTGCTGCTGCAGGGTGACCGGGCGCTGGTGCTGCTCCGCGAGGGGTGGGTTGGAACGGCGAAAGACGCCGTCCCCGAGAGAGGCGGGCGCCCCGCCCCGGCAGACGGCGGCGCTGCCCCGATGCCGAACGGCATCATCGGCCCCCGGCTGATCATGGTCGACCTTTCCGGCGCACCGAAGGTCATCGGCGAATACCGTATCGACGGCAATCTGGTGGACGCCCGCCAGGTAGGCACGACGGTCCGCGTCGTGGTCCGCTCCATGCCCCGGCTGAACTTCCCGCACCGGGAACAGGCCACAGACGGGCAGCGCACCACCGCCAACCGCGAGATCATCGACAACGCCACCGCCGACGACTGGCTGCCCCGGTACGAGGTCACCTCCGGCGGGCGAACCAGCGCCGGACGGGTCGGCTGCGAACGGGTGAGCCGGCCGGCCGCCTACTCCGGCACGTCGCTGGTGACCGTGCTCAGCTTCGACCTCGGTGTGGCCACGCTCGGCGCTGGCGACCCGGTCACCGTGATCGCCGACGGCGACACCGTCTACAGCAACGGACCCCGGCTGTACGTCGCCAACGACCAGCGCTGGCGGGTGCTGCCGATGCTGACCGCGCGGAACATCGCACCCGATCCCAGGGACGAGACCACCGAGATCTACCAGTTCGACACCTCGGGCGCCGGTGCCCCGCGGTACGTCGCCGCCGCCTCCGTACCGGGCTGGCTCATCAACCAGTACGCCATGTCCGAGTGGGACGGTCACCTGAGAGTGGCCACCACCAGTGGCCGTACCTGGGGCAACAAGCCGAACTCGACGTCCAGCGTGTACGTCCTGCGCGCCGACGGCACGGCGCTGACCCAGGTCGGCAAGGTCACCGGACTGGGCAAGGGGGAACGGATATACGCGGTACGGTTCGTCGGCGGCACCGGGTACGTCGTCACCTTCCGGCAGACCGACCCGCTCTACACCGTCGATCTGCGTGATCCGGGGGCGCCGAAGGTGAGCGGCGAACTGAAGATCAACGGGTATTCGGCGTACCTGCACCCGGCCGGCGAAGGACGGCTGCTCGGCGTCGGGCAGGAGGCGTCCGACCAGGGCCGTGTCCAGGGCACCCAGCTTTCACTCTTCGACGTCTCCGATCCGGCCAAGCCGACCCGGATCGCCCAGTACCACGTCAAGCAGGGGCACTCCGAGGCGGAGTTCGACCCGCATGCGTTCCTCTACTGGCCGGCCGAACGCCTGGTCGTGGTCCCACTGACCGTCCACGGTACGGGCCTGCCGAGCAACGTGGCGCTGGCCCTGCGAGCCGGCGACGGCGGGTTCACCGAGGTCGGCGCGGTCGACCACACGCTGGGCACGGGGCGTCTCGAGGGTATGACGACGATCCGCCGGTCACTGGTGGTCGACGGAGTGCTCTGGACCGTCTCCGCCGCTGGCCTTAAGGCGACCAGCCTCTCCACGATGAAGACCCTCGGCTGGCTGCGTACGGCGTGA
- a CDS encoding aspartate aminotransferase family protein, translating into MAHRELLARHRSVMPNWLALYYEQPIEIASAHGRRVTDREGRTYLDFFGGILTNSVGYDVAEISDAVRSQLDTGVLHSSTLYLIESQVELAEKIAHLSGIPDAKVFFTNSGTEANETALMLATQYRRSGQVLALRNSYHGRAFATVAITGIRGWSASELSPIKVSWVHGGYRYRSPFKDLSDADYVKACVADLREVIETATAGDVACMIVEPIQGVGGFASPPDGLFREFKKVLDEYGILLVSDEVQTGWGRTGEHFWGIQAHDVVPDAMTFAKGLGNGLAIGGVVARAELMDCLQANSISTAGALATLNYLLDHDLQANAAKLGNRLIHGLRSVAATHPVVGDVRGKGLMLALEFVGPAGEPNPAAAAALLEEARSRGLLVGKGGLHGNVIRLAPPMTLTEDEADEALGILAEAIEAVSA; encoded by the coding sequence ATGGCGCACCGCGAGCTGCTGGCCAGACACCGGTCCGTGATGCCGAACTGGCTGGCGCTGTACTACGAGCAGCCGATCGAGATCGCCAGCGCGCACGGTCGCCGGGTGACCGATCGCGAGGGCCGCACGTACCTCGACTTCTTCGGCGGCATTCTCACCAACTCAGTCGGCTACGACGTGGCCGAGATCAGCGACGCGGTCCGCTCGCAGCTCGACACCGGCGTGCTGCACTCCTCGACGCTGTACCTGATCGAGTCGCAGGTCGAGCTCGCCGAGAAGATCGCGCACCTGTCCGGGATCCCGGACGCGAAGGTGTTCTTCACGAACTCGGGTACGGAGGCCAACGAGACCGCGTTGATGCTCGCCACGCAGTACCGCCGCAGCGGGCAGGTGCTCGCGCTGCGCAACTCGTACCACGGGCGCGCGTTCGCCACCGTCGCGATCACCGGCATCCGCGGCTGGTCGGCCAGTGAGCTCAGCCCGATCAAGGTGAGCTGGGTGCACGGTGGCTACCGGTACCGCAGCCCCTTCAAGGACCTGTCGGACGCCGATTACGTCAAGGCGTGCGTCGCCGACCTGCGCGAGGTGATCGAGACCGCGACCGCCGGCGACGTGGCGTGCATGATCGTCGAGCCGATCCAGGGCGTGGGCGGTTTCGCCTCCCCGCCCGACGGCCTGTTCCGCGAGTTCAAGAAGGTGCTCGACGAGTACGGCATCCTGCTCGTCTCCGACGAGGTCCAGACCGGTTGGGGCCGTACCGGCGAGCACTTCTGGGGCATCCAGGCGCACGACGTCGTGCCGGACGCGATGACCTTCGCCAAAGGACTCGGCAATGGTCTGGCGATCGGCGGTGTCGTCGCGCGCGCGGAACTCATGGACTGCCTGCAGGCCAACTCGATCTCCACCGCGGGGGCCCTTGCCACCCTCAACTACCTCCTCGACCACGACCTGCAGGCGAACGCCGCAAAGCTGGGAAACCGCCTGATCCATGGCCTTCGCTCGGTCGCCGCGACGCATCCGGTGGTCGGCGACGTACGCGGCAAGGGTCTGATGCTCGCCCTCGAGTTCGTCGGCCCGGCCGGCGAACCCAATCCCGCGGCCGCAGCCGCCCTGCTGGAGGAAGCGCGCAGTCGCGGACTGCTGGTCGGCAAGGGCGGCCTGCACGGCAACGTGATCCGGCTGGCGCCGCCGATGACGCTCACCGAGGACGAGGCCGACGAGGCGCTGGGCATCCTCGCTGAGGCAATTGAGGCGGTGTCGGCATGA
- a CDS encoding TetR/AcrR family transcriptional regulator: protein MAYRSTERVKARLSASRERIIAAALGIMAEHGYAGCSVAAVAERAGVATGSVYRHFPTKADLFAEVFRTASQREVDAVARAAALETSAAEQMAAVVETFSGRALQSPRLAYALLAEPVDPAVDAERLVFRRAYAELIAGYVAADVASGELPPQDPELTATALVGALAEAMVGPLAAGVAGPETIPALIAFIHRALGVSP from the coding sequence GTGGCGTACCGAAGCACCGAGCGGGTGAAGGCTCGGCTGAGCGCCTCCCGGGAACGGATCATCGCCGCGGCACTGGGAATCATGGCCGAGCACGGGTACGCCGGCTGCTCGGTCGCCGCCGTCGCCGAGCGGGCCGGCGTGGCGACCGGCAGCGTCTACCGCCACTTCCCGACCAAGGCCGACCTGTTCGCCGAGGTGTTCCGCACGGCCTCCCAGCGCGAGGTGGACGCGGTCGCGCGCGCCGCAGCGCTGGAGACCTCCGCCGCCGAGCAGATGGCCGCCGTCGTCGAGACGTTCTCCGGCCGCGCCCTGCAGTCCCCACGGTTGGCGTACGCCCTGCTCGCCGAGCCGGTCGACCCCGCGGTCGACGCCGAGCGGCTCGTCTTCCGCCGCGCCTACGCCGAACTGATCGCCGGGTACGTCGCGGCCGATGTGGCGAGCGGTGAACTACCCCCGCAAGATCCGGAGCTGACCGCGACCGCGCTGGTCGGCGCCCTGGCCGAGGCCATGGTCGGTCCGCTGGCCGCCGGGGTCGCCGGCCCGGAGACCATCCCCGCCCTGATCGCCTTCATCCACCGCGCGCTGGGAGTATCGCCGTGA
- a CDS encoding MFS transporter: protein MRVTALTIRWTPWRFVSAFGVVSLLSDVVYEGARSVIGPYLATFGASATVVGLVTGAGEATALAGRLATGPLADRTRAYWPLVLVGYAVTMVAVPALGLTTALWLAATLFVAERAGKAIRGPARDVMLSHAAAAVGRGKGFAVHEALDQAGGVAGPLLVAAVLAATAHNYRPAFLALAVPAVAAMLLLLWLRAGVPDPRRFEPGPRPGAPPAPPGGRLPRVFWTYLAFTAVTTAGYATFGVLSFHLATRHVVPVAVVPVVYAAAMGVDALAALASGWLYDRAGVRVLAAVPVLTALIPLAAFTTTPATAVAGVLAWGAVLGIQESTMRATIADIVPAARRGTAYGIFAAGLGGATLVGGLLTGALYDYSITALIITVAGIQAVALALFLAIVRPAT, encoded by the coding sequence GTGAGAGTCACCGCGCTCACCATCAGGTGGACGCCGTGGCGGTTCGTGTCCGCCTTCGGTGTTGTCAGCCTGCTGTCGGACGTGGTGTACGAGGGCGCCCGGTCGGTCATCGGCCCCTATCTGGCCACCTTCGGCGCATCCGCGACCGTCGTCGGGCTGGTCACCGGCGCTGGCGAGGCGACCGCCCTGGCCGGGCGGCTGGCCACCGGACCCCTCGCGGACCGGACCCGCGCCTACTGGCCGCTCGTCCTGGTCGGCTATGCCGTGACCATGGTCGCCGTGCCCGCTCTCGGGCTGACCACCGCACTGTGGCTGGCTGCGACGCTGTTCGTCGCGGAGCGCGCCGGCAAGGCCATCCGCGGCCCGGCGAGGGATGTCATGCTCTCGCACGCCGCTGCGGCAGTCGGCCGCGGCAAGGGCTTCGCCGTCCATGAGGCGCTCGACCAGGCCGGCGGCGTGGCGGGGCCGCTGCTGGTCGCCGCCGTACTGGCCGCGACCGCCCACAACTACCGGCCCGCGTTCCTCGCCTTGGCCGTACCCGCCGTGGCGGCGATGCTCCTGCTGCTGTGGCTACGCGCCGGCGTGCCCGACCCGCGTCGCTTCGAACCCGGCCCTCGACCCGGCGCGCCGCCCGCCCCGCCTGGCGGCCGGCTACCCCGCGTGTTCTGGACCTATCTGGCGTTCACGGCGGTGACCACGGCCGGCTACGCCACCTTCGGGGTGCTCAGCTTCCACCTCGCCACCCGGCACGTCGTACCCGTGGCGGTGGTCCCGGTCGTGTACGCCGCCGCGATGGGCGTCGACGCGCTCGCCGCGCTGGCCTCCGGGTGGCTGTACGACCGGGCCGGCGTCCGGGTACTGGCCGCCGTACCCGTGCTGACCGCCCTGATCCCGCTGGCGGCCTTCACCACCACCCCGGCGACCGCGGTCGCCGGGGTCCTGGCCTGGGGTGCCGTGCTCGGCATTCAGGAATCCACCATGCGTGCGACCATCGCCGACATCGTCCCCGCCGCTCGGCGGGGCACCGCCTACGGCATCTTCGCCGCCGGGTTGGGCGGGGCGACCCTGGTCGGTGGGCTGCTCACCGGTGCCCTCTACGACTACTCGATCACCGCGTTGATCATCACCGTGGCCGGCATCCAGGCCGTCGCCCTGGCCCTGTTCCTTGCCATCGTTCGACCGGCGACCTGA
- a CDS encoding VOC family protein, whose translation MATRLVQINMKARDDSALGGFWAKALGWGVSSEGPGVTNLEPEGFVYPDPVAVCLDLVVSPEPKTVKNRVHVDLATTSAAHQAEVVTRLKDLGATPADIGQGDVPWTVMADPEGNEFCVLDPRPLYRDTGPIAAVVVDCADPRAMARFWGKAMDWTLHEVTDHNAVLRSAKGVGPYLEFIRTPDVKTVWNRVHLDVRPYPGDDLEAEATRLRTLGATAIDLGQNDVPWTVLADPEGNEFCLLTPS comes from the coding sequence ATGGCAACGCGACTTGTTCAGATCAACATGAAGGCTCGCGACGACTCCGCGCTGGGCGGTTTCTGGGCGAAGGCGCTCGGCTGGGGGGTCTCCAGCGAGGGACCCGGCGTGACCAACCTCGAACCCGAGGGCTTCGTCTACCCCGACCCCGTCGCCGTCTGCCTTGACCTCGTCGTCTCCCCGGAACCCAAGACGGTGAAGAACCGCGTGCACGTCGACCTCGCCACCACCTCGGCGGCCCATCAGGCGGAGGTGGTCACGCGCCTGAAGGATCTCGGCGCAACACCCGCTGACATAGGCCAGGGCGACGTGCCATGGACGGTCATGGCCGACCCAGAGGGCAACGAGTTCTGCGTGCTGGACCCCCGACCGCTCTATCGAGACACCGGACCGATCGCCGCGGTAGTGGTCGACTGCGCGGATCCGCGAGCCATGGCCCGCTTCTGGGGCAAGGCCATGGACTGGACCCTGCACGAGGTGACCGACCACAACGCGGTACTGCGTTCCGCCAAGGGCGTTGGCCCATATCTGGAGTTCATCCGCACACCCGACGTGAAGACCGTGTGGAACCGCGTCCATCTCGACGTCCGCCCATACCCGGGTGACGACCTAGAGGCCGAGGCGACCAGACTGCGGACTCTCGGCGCCACCGCCATCGACCTAGGCCAAAACGATGTCCCGTGGACCGTCCTCGCCGACCCGGAAGGTAACGAGTTCTGCCTCCTCACGCCAAGCTGA
- a CDS encoding NAD(P)-dependent oxidoreductase translates to MDVDEPALGAALPGRNWQDGAMATVAVIGLGGMGSRMAHRLLDAGHDLVVWNRTPQRASDLVARGAVAAGSPAEAARRADLVITMLSDPAALQEVVEGPLGILAGATASTTLAEMSTVGPSAVRWLAAQLPDGVGLLDAPVLGSVSEAESGSLRIFVGGPEPLAQRWMPVLGALGSPMHVGPLGAGAAAKLVANSTLFGVLAVLGEALALADGLELPRDTAFEVLSATPVGAQADRRRPAVESGQFPLRFALSLARKDADLVVSAAESAGVELPVAVAARQWVASAQEAGLGDRDYSAVIAYITDTARSA, encoded by the coding sequence ATGGATGTGGACGAGCCGGCGCTTGGTGCGGCATTGCCCGGGCGAAATTGGCAGGATGGCGCCATGGCCACGGTCGCTGTGATCGGTCTGGGTGGAATGGGTAGCCGGATGGCCCACCGGTTGCTCGATGCCGGCCATGACCTCGTTGTCTGGAACCGCACGCCGCAGAGGGCCAGCGATCTGGTGGCGCGTGGCGCGGTCGCTGCCGGCAGTCCGGCAGAGGCTGCCCGCCGGGCGGATTTGGTCATCACCATGCTGTCCGACCCGGCCGCGCTGCAAGAGGTGGTCGAGGGCCCGCTGGGCATCCTCGCCGGTGCTACCGCGTCGACGACGCTCGCTGAGATGTCCACGGTCGGGCCGTCCGCGGTGCGATGGTTGGCCGCGCAACTGCCGGATGGTGTTGGCCTGCTCGATGCGCCGGTGCTGGGCAGCGTCTCGGAGGCCGAGTCGGGTTCGCTGCGGATCTTCGTCGGTGGGCCGGAGCCGCTCGCCCAACGGTGGATGCCGGTGTTGGGCGCGCTTGGCTCGCCGATGCATGTCGGACCGCTCGGTGCCGGCGCGGCGGCCAAGCTGGTAGCCAATTCGACCCTCTTCGGAGTGCTCGCTGTTCTCGGTGAGGCGCTCGCCCTCGCGGATGGGCTTGAACTGCCGCGTGACACAGCGTTTGAGGTCTTGTCCGCGACTCCCGTTGGCGCGCAGGCGGATCGGCGACGACCAGCAGTCGAGTCCGGTCAATTCCCGCTCCGGTTCGCGCTGTCACTCGCCCGTAAGGACGCCGATCTGGTCGTGTCGGCCGCCGAGTCGGCAGGCGTCGAACTGCCGGTCGCGGTGGCCGCGCGGCAGTGGGTCGCGTCAGCCCAGGAGGCCGGCCTTGGCGACCGGGACTACTCGGCCGTGATCGCGTACATCACCGACACTGCCCGATCAGCCTGA
- a CDS encoding CoA-acylating methylmalonate-semialdehyde dehydrogenase, whose amino-acid sequence MRITHWIGGKAWTGIAQRTGDVYDPATGQVGGQVDFASASDVDEAVTAAREAFSRWRNASLAQRANVMFAFRELLNARKSDLAEIITAEHGKVLSDAAGEIQRALEAVEFACGIPQLLKGGFSENASTKVDVYSIQQPLGVVGVISPFNFPAMVPLWFVPNAIACGNTVVLKPSEKDPSAANFLAELFAEAGLPDGVFNVVHGDKEAVDRILEHPEVKAVSFVGSTPIARYVYETGTRNGKRVQALGGAKNHMVVLPDADLDLAADAAVSAGFGSAGERCMAISVVVAVDPVGDELVGKISERIAGVHVGDGRRPGCEMGPLVTGAHRDRVRSYLDAGRSAGAKLVVDGRGQSIDGDDAGFWLGPTLFDHVDVDMSIYTDEIFGPVLSVVRVPSYDAAVEMVNANPYGNGTAIFTNDGGAVRRYQNEIEVGMVGVNVAIPVPVSYYSFGGWKDSLFGDSHAYGPHGVHFFTRSKVVTSRWLDPSHGGVNLGFPQNS is encoded by the coding sequence ATGAGGATCACGCACTGGATCGGCGGCAAGGCATGGACCGGCATCGCCCAGCGCACGGGTGACGTGTACGACCCCGCGACGGGTCAGGTCGGCGGGCAGGTCGATTTCGCCAGCGCCTCGGACGTCGACGAGGCGGTCACCGCCGCCCGCGAAGCCTTCTCCCGGTGGCGCAACGCCTCCCTCGCCCAACGCGCGAACGTGATGTTCGCGTTCCGCGAACTGCTCAACGCCCGGAAGTCCGACCTCGCCGAGATCATCACCGCCGAGCACGGCAAGGTGCTCTCCGACGCGGCGGGCGAGATACAGCGTGCGCTGGAGGCGGTGGAGTTCGCCTGCGGAATCCCGCAGTTGCTCAAGGGCGGGTTCAGCGAGAACGCCTCGACCAAGGTGGACGTGTACTCGATCCAGCAGCCGCTCGGTGTGGTCGGGGTGATCTCCCCGTTCAACTTCCCGGCGATGGTGCCGCTGTGGTTCGTGCCCAACGCCATCGCCTGCGGCAACACCGTGGTGCTGAAGCCGAGCGAGAAGGACCCCTCCGCGGCGAACTTCCTGGCGGAGCTCTTCGCCGAGGCCGGGCTACCGGATGGCGTGTTCAACGTCGTGCACGGCGACAAGGAGGCGGTCGACCGGATCCTCGAGCATCCGGAGGTCAAGGCGGTCTCGTTCGTCGGGTCGACGCCGATCGCCCGGTACGTCTACGAAACCGGAACGCGCAACGGCAAGCGGGTGCAGGCGCTCGGCGGCGCGAAGAACCACATGGTCGTGCTGCCCGACGCCGACCTCGACCTCGCCGCGGACGCCGCCGTCTCGGCCGGTTTCGGCTCGGCCGGTGAGCGCTGCATGGCGATCTCCGTCGTCGTGGCGGTGGATCCGGTCGGCGATGAGCTGGTCGGCAAGATCAGCGAGCGGATCGCCGGAGTGCATGTCGGCGACGGTCGCCGCCCAGGCTGCGAGATGGGACCTTTGGTCACCGGTGCGCACCGCGACAGGGTGCGGTCATATCTGGACGCCGGCCGGTCCGCGGGCGCGAAGCTGGTGGTCGACGGACGCGGTCAATCGATCGACGGTGACGACGCCGGCTTCTGGCTGGGGCCGACACTCTTCGACCACGTCGACGTGGACATGTCCATCTACACGGACGAGATCTTCGGTCCGGTGCTCTCGGTGGTGCGGGTCCCCAGCTACGACGCGGCGGTCGAAATGGTGAACGCCAACCCGTACGGCAACGGCACCGCCATCTTCACCAACGACGGCGGCGCCGTGCGGCGGTACCAGAATGAAATCGAGGTCGGCATGGTCGGCGTCAACGTGGCGATCCCGGTTCCGGTCTCGTACTACTCGTTCGGAGGTTGGAAGGACTCACTGTTCGGTGACTCGCACGCGTACGGGCCGCACGGCGTGCACTTTTTCACCAGGTCCAAGGTGGTCACCAGCAGGTGGCTCGATCCGTCCCACGGCGGCGTGAACCTCGGCTTCCCACAGAACAGCTGA